From a region of the Streptacidiphilus albus JL83 genome:
- a CDS encoding cobalamin B12-binding domain-containing protein, whose amino-acid sequence MGVSGPIRVVVAKPGLDGHDRGAKVIARALRDAGMEVIYTGLHQTPAQIVDTAIQEDADGIGLSILSGAHMTLCAKVVELLREREAEDIKLFCGGIIPEDDIPLLKEMGVAEIFTPGASTRDVVAWVVGHVGSGAAA is encoded by the coding sequence ATGGGTGTGTCCGGACCGATCCGTGTGGTGGTGGCCAAGCCGGGCCTGGACGGCCACGACCGCGGGGCCAAGGTGATCGCCCGGGCGCTCCGGGACGCGGGTATGGAGGTCATCTACACCGGGCTGCACCAGACCCCGGCGCAGATCGTGGACACCGCGATCCAGGAGGACGCCGACGGCATCGGCCTGTCGATCCTCTCCGGCGCGCACATGACCCTCTGCGCCAAGGTGGTGGAGCTGCTCCGCGAGCGCGAGGCGGAGGACATCAAGCTCTTCTGCGGCGGCATCATCCCGGAGGACGACATCCCGCTGCTGAAGGAGATGGGCGTGGCGGAGATCTTCACCCCCGGGGCGTCGACCCGGGACGTGGTGGCCTGGGTGGTCGGCCATGTGGGCTCGGGCGCGGCGGCGTAG
- a CDS encoding GNAT family N-acetyltransferase: MTIDFPEGYELSTDPARLDAELIHQWLSLDSYWALGRPRAKQDRAIANSLNFGVYDRASDAQVGYARVVTDRATFAWLCDVFISPAVRGKGLGTALAAGVRDHLAPYGLRRIMLATADAHGVYAKAGFEPLAQPERWMALGS, translated from the coding sequence ATGACCATCGACTTCCCGGAGGGCTACGAGCTCTCCACCGACCCGGCCCGCCTCGACGCCGAACTGATCCACCAGTGGCTGTCGCTGGACTCCTACTGGGCCCTCGGCCGCCCCCGCGCGAAGCAGGACCGCGCCATCGCCAATTCGCTCAACTTCGGCGTCTACGACCGCGCCTCCGACGCCCAGGTCGGCTATGCCCGGGTCGTCACCGACCGGGCGACCTTCGCCTGGCTCTGCGACGTCTTCATCTCACCCGCCGTACGCGGCAAGGGCCTCGGCACCGCCCTGGCCGCCGGCGTCCGGGACCACCTCGCCCCGTACGGCCTCCGCCGCATCATGCTGGCCACGGCGGACGCCCACGGGGTCTACGCCAAGGCGGGCTTCGAGCCACTCGCCCAGCCCGAACGCTGGATGGCCCTGGGCAGCTAG
- a CDS encoding DUF5691 domain-containing protein: MTTAPHPIAPDARVAPAATVGWADLVTAALLGTDRRPLPAPPDLLDRAALEAGARRAGLRPGPAAAAPPGPGPDSRPELSDAARVRLALLLPTRDGGSGGTGGGNLANLNELLPQWLAAARTHGYRCPAALVPALLDAARSRSELRSDAVVLAGPLGRWLAEQNQDWRFVLRTPVPGRTATAPDFVLWQEGLFAERVTHLTQLRRHDPAAALELLQGSWSSERGEDRLLFLDALQEGLSAADEPFLEAALSDRAKNVRLTAAELLSTLPGSALAGRMAERALAAVSLAETADGPRLAVHPPTACDAAMQRDGIPAASPTGRSDRAFWLGETVAATPLAVWAERIGPAEAVLALPVSETWQQDLRDAWARAAVRQNDRDWARALLSLTAGEPAPVGTAAKLLTVLEPAERAGWTAGYVRRHGLAETFQLLVACPAPWPAALGGAVLAALSGVAAAGGYPWSHSGVIGVTERCLAPEMAEELAALAVNASPAWEETFGRLGATLRLRTTMLAELAEPTRP, translated from the coding sequence ATGACCACAGCCCCGCACCCGATCGCCCCGGACGCCCGGGTGGCCCCGGCAGCCACGGTGGGCTGGGCCGACCTGGTCACCGCCGCCCTGCTCGGCACCGACCGGCGCCCGCTGCCCGCGCCCCCCGACCTGCTCGACCGGGCGGCGCTGGAGGCCGGGGCCCGCCGGGCCGGGCTCCGGCCCGGCCCGGCCGCCGCCGCTCCGCCGGGCCCCGGTCCGGACTCCCGGCCGGAGCTGTCCGACGCCGCCCGGGTCCGGCTCGCCCTGCTGCTGCCGACCCGGGACGGCGGTTCGGGCGGCACGGGCGGCGGCAACCTCGCCAACCTCAACGAACTGCTCCCCCAGTGGCTGGCCGCCGCCCGCACCCACGGCTACCGCTGCCCCGCCGCACTGGTCCCGGCGCTGCTGGACGCGGCCCGCTCCCGGAGCGAGCTGCGGAGCGACGCGGTCGTGCTGGCCGGGCCCCTGGGCCGCTGGCTCGCCGAACAGAACCAGGACTGGCGCTTCGTGCTGCGAACGCCCGTCCCCGGCCGCACCGCCACCGCACCGGACTTCGTGCTCTGGCAGGAGGGCCTGTTCGCGGAGCGGGTCACCCACCTCACCCAGCTGCGCCGGCACGACCCCGCCGCCGCCCTGGAGCTGCTGCAGGGGAGCTGGAGCAGCGAGCGGGGCGAGGACCGGCTGCTGTTCCTGGACGCCCTCCAGGAGGGGCTGTCCGCCGCCGACGAGCCCTTTCTGGAGGCGGCGCTGAGCGACCGTGCCAAGAACGTCCGGCTCACCGCCGCCGAGCTGCTGTCCACCCTGCCCGGTTCGGCCTTGGCCGGTCGAATGGCCGAGCGCGCCCTGGCCGCCGTCAGTCTGGCGGAGACGGCCGACGGGCCCAGACTGGCCGTCCATCCGCCGACGGCCTGCGACGCGGCGATGCAGCGGGACGGCATCCCGGCCGCCTCGCCGACCGGGCGCTCGGACCGCGCCTTCTGGCTCGGCGAGACCGTCGCCGCGACCCCGCTGGCGGTCTGGGCGGAACGGATCGGACCGGCCGAGGCGGTGCTGGCCCTGCCGGTCTCCGAGACCTGGCAGCAGGACCTGCGGGACGCCTGGGCCCGCGCCGCCGTCCGGCAGAACGACCGCGACTGGGCGCGGGCGCTGCTGTCCCTGACCGCCGGGGAGCCCGCCCCGGTGGGCACGGCGGCGAAGCTGCTGACCGTGCTGGAGCCGGCCGAGCGGGCCGGCTGGACGGCCGGGTACGTGCGGCGGCACGGTCTGGCCGAGACCTTCCAACTGCTGGTCGCCTGCCCGGCGCCATGGCCGGCGGCACTGGGCGGGGCCGTGCTGGCGGCGCTGTCCGGGGTGGCCGCCGCCGGCGGCTACCCGTGGAGCCACAGCGGGGTGATCGGCGTGACCGAGCGCTGCCTCGCCCCGGAGATGGCCGAGGAGCTGGCGGCCCTGGCGGTGAACGCCTCCCCCGCCTGGGAGGAGACCTTCGGCCGCCTCGGCGCGACCCTCCGGCTCCGCACCACGATGCTGGCCGAGCTGGCCGAGCCGACCCGGCCGTGA
- a CDS encoding SWIM zinc finger family protein encodes MEDRWTPEHVLSLAPDASSRKAATKLSHPAPWSVTGSDDAALWGQCQGSGGSPYRTVVDLSGPAYQCSCPSRKFPCKHALGLLLLWSAHTTGATAAPDWARDWLNARGLRARQQTARATADTDADGTDTDGTEDGAAERAARLAADRRLARRSARVAAGAAELEDRLADQLRSGLADAPAQGAAGWGEVAARMVDAQAPGLAARARELGAVPASGPGWPSRLLEEYGLLHLLAAGYRRVDTLPEPLAATVRARVGFTVDTAELLRGSLVRDHWLVLGSSEAADERLTTRRIWLRGRDSGRSALLLSFGRPGVAPELALPTGLLIEAELAFHPGARPLRAALGTRFAAPRTPDPAEAVPAGVSLDDALDAYGRALGDDPWLESWPVVLDRVVPVPGPLGWSLADHSGPVPLSIPVDRRSTPVHGLWKLAAVSAGRPLTLFGECGHRGFTPITAWYADAPEAADADAGTDATRTRILGVTA; translated from the coding sequence ATGGAGGATCGCTGGACACCCGAACACGTTCTCTCGCTCGCCCCTGACGCCTCGTCACGCAAGGCGGCGACCAAACTCTCGCACCCCGCGCCGTGGTCGGTCACCGGCTCGGACGACGCCGCCCTGTGGGGCCAGTGCCAGGGCAGCGGCGGCAGCCCGTACCGGACCGTCGTCGATCTCAGCGGCCCGGCCTACCAGTGCAGTTGCCCCAGCCGGAAGTTCCCCTGCAAGCACGCCCTCGGACTGCTGCTGCTCTGGTCCGCACACACCACCGGTGCGACGGCGGCCCCGGACTGGGCCCGGGACTGGCTGAACGCCCGCGGCCTGCGCGCCCGGCAACAGACGGCCCGGGCCACCGCCGACACGGACGCGGACGGAACGGACACGGACGGAACGGAGGACGGCGCCGCCGAACGGGCTGCCCGGCTCGCCGCGGACCGGCGGCTGGCCCGCCGGTCCGCCCGGGTGGCCGCCGGGGCGGCCGAGCTGGAGGACCGGCTGGCCGACCAGCTGCGGTCGGGGCTGGCCGACGCGCCCGCCCAGGGCGCCGCCGGCTGGGGGGAGGTCGCCGCCCGGATGGTCGACGCCCAGGCCCCGGGGCTGGCCGCGCGGGCCCGGGAGCTCGGCGCGGTCCCCGCGTCCGGTCCAGGATGGCCGTCCCGGCTGCTGGAGGAGTACGGCCTGCTGCACCTGTTGGCCGCCGGCTACCGGCGGGTCGACACCCTGCCCGAGCCGCTGGCGGCGACGGTCCGCGCCCGCGTCGGCTTCACCGTCGACACCGCCGAGCTGCTGCGCGGGTCACTGGTCCGCGACCACTGGCTGGTACTCGGCAGCAGCGAGGCCGCCGACGAGCGGTTGACGACCCGTCGGATCTGGCTGCGTGGCCGGGACAGCGGGCGCTCCGCCCTGCTGCTCTCCTTCGGCCGTCCCGGGGTCGCCCCCGAACTGGCCCTCCCCACCGGCCTCCTGATCGAGGCCGAACTGGCGTTCCACCCCGGCGCCCGGCCGCTGCGGGCCGCCCTGGGCACCCGCTTCGCCGCGCCCCGGACACCCGACCCGGCGGAGGCCGTCCCGGCCGGGGTGAGCCTGGACGACGCACTGGACGCCTACGGCCGGGCCCTCGGCGACGATCCCTGGCTGGAGTCCTGGCCGGTCGTCCTGGACCGGGTCGTACCGGTGCCGGGACCGCTGGGCTGGAGCCTCGCCGACCACAGCGGACCGGTCCCGCTGTCGATACCGGTGGACCGACGCAGCACCCCCGTCCACGGGCTGTGGAAGCTCGCCGCCGTCTCCGCCGGCCGTCCGTTGACGCTCTTCGGCGAATGCGGGCACCGCGGCTTCACCCCGATCACCGCCTGGTACGCCGACGCCCCCGAGGCCGCCGACGCCGACGCCGGCACCGACGCCACCCGCACCCGCATCCTGGGGGTCACCGCATGA
- a CDS encoding ATP-binding protein, which produces MTTSTATSTAASTADGGTAAAGGTAAAETLRPHAETAYAAELAALAAADDRPRPARWLLSPWAVATYLLGGTLPDGTVITPKYVGPRRVVEVAVTTLATDRALLLLGVPGTAKTWVSEHLAAAVSGDSTLLVQGTAGTPEEAVRYGWNYARLLAEGPSRAALVPSPVMRAMAGGMTARVEELTRLPADVQDSLITILSEKTLPIPELGEEVQAVRGFNLIATANDRDRGVNELSSALRRRFNTVVLPLPASLEDEVEIVARRVGELGRSLELPAVPSGSAEIRRVVTVFRELRDGVTTDGRTKVKSPTGSLSTAEAISVVTSGLALAAHFGDGVLRPGDIASGLLGAVVRDPSTDRLVWHEYLESVVREREDWKDFYRGCRDAEQR; this is translated from the coding sequence ATGACCACGTCCACTGCCACGTCCACTGCCGCGTCCACTGCCGACGGCGGCACCGCCGCCGCAGGCGGGACCGCTGCGGCCGAGACGCTCCGGCCGCACGCGGAGACCGCCTACGCCGCCGAACTCGCGGCGCTGGCCGCCGCCGACGACCGGCCCCGACCGGCGCGCTGGCTGCTGTCGCCCTGGGCGGTGGCCACCTACCTGCTCGGCGGCACCCTTCCCGACGGGACGGTGATCACGCCCAAGTACGTCGGCCCGCGCCGGGTGGTCGAGGTCGCCGTCACCACCCTCGCCACCGACCGCGCCCTGCTGCTGCTGGGCGTGCCCGGCACCGCCAAGACGTGGGTCTCCGAGCACCTGGCCGCCGCCGTCAGCGGCGACTCCACCCTGCTGGTCCAGGGCACCGCCGGGACGCCCGAGGAGGCCGTCCGCTACGGCTGGAACTACGCCCGGCTGCTGGCCGAGGGGCCGAGCCGGGCGGCGCTGGTGCCCAGCCCGGTGATGCGGGCCATGGCCGGGGGGATGACCGCCCGGGTCGAGGAGCTGACCCGGCTCCCCGCCGACGTCCAGGACTCGCTGATCACCATCCTGTCGGAGAAGACCCTGCCGATACCCGAGCTGGGGGAGGAGGTCCAGGCCGTCCGCGGCTTCAACCTGATCGCCACCGCCAACGACCGGGACCGGGGCGTCAACGAGCTCTCCAGCGCGCTGCGCCGGCGCTTCAACACCGTGGTGCTGCCGCTGCCGGCCTCGTTGGAGGACGAGGTCGAGATCGTCGCCCGCCGGGTCGGCGAGCTCGGCCGCTCGCTGGAGCTTCCGGCGGTGCCCAGCGGTTCCGCCGAGATCCGACGGGTCGTCACCGTCTTCCGCGAGCTCCGGGACGGGGTCACCACCGACGGCCGGACCAAGGTCAAATCCCCCACGGGGAGCCTGTCCACGGCCGAGGCCATCTCCGTGGTCACCAGCGGCCTGGCCCTGGCCGCGCACTTCGGCGACGGCGTGCTGCGCCCCGGCGACATCGCCTCCGGGCTGCTCGGCGCGGTCGTCCGCGACCCCTCCACCGACCGGCTGGTCTGGCACGAGTACCTGGAGAGCGTGGTCCGCGAGCGCGAGGACTGGAAGGACTTCTACCGCGGCTGCCGCGATGCCGAGCAGCGCTGA